The proteins below are encoded in one region of Drosophila santomea strain STO CAGO 1482 chromosome 2R, Prin_Dsan_1.1, whole genome shotgun sequence:
- the LOC120446212 gene encoding DNA topoisomerase 2, giving the protein MENGNKAMSIEQMYQKKSQLEHILLRPDSYIGSVEFTKELMWVYDNSQNRMVQREISFVPGLYKIFDEILVNAADNKQRDKSMNTIKIDIDPERNIVSVWNNGQGIPVTMHKEQKMYVPTMIFGHLLTSSNYNDDEKKVTGGRNGYGAKLCNIFSTSFTVETATREYRKSFKQTWGNNMGKASDVQIKDFNGTDYTRITFSPDLAKFKMETLDEDIVALMSRRAYDVAASSKGVSVFLNGNKLSVRNFKDYIDLHVKSSDDDSGPPIKIVHEVANERWEVACCPSDRGFQQVSFVNSIATYKGGRHVDHVVDNLIKQLLEVLKKKNKGGINIKPFQVRNHLWVFVNCLIENPTFDSQTKENMTLQQKGFGSKCTLSEKFINNMSKSGIVESVLAWAKFKAQNDIAKTGGRKSSKIKGIPKLEDANEAGGKNSINCTLILTEGDSAKSLAVSGLGVIGRNFYGVFPLRGKLLNVREANFKQLSENAEINNLCKIIGLQYKKKYLTEDDLKTLRYGKVMIMTDQDQDGSHIKGLLINFIHTNWPELLRLPFLEEFITPIVKATKKNEELSFYSLPEFEEWKNDTANHHTYNIKYYKGLGTSTSKEAKEYFQDMERHRILFKYDGSVDDESIVMAFSKKHIESRKVWLTNHMDEVKRRKELGLPERYLYAKGTKHITYADFINLELVLFSNADNERSIPSLVDGLKPGQRKVMFTCFKRNDKREVKVAQLSGSVAEMSAYHHGEVSLQMTIVNLAQNFVGANNINLLEPRGQFGTRLTGGKDCASARYIFTLMSPLTRLIYHPLDDPLLDYQVDDGQKIEPQWYLPIIPMVLVNGAEGIGTGWSTKISNHNPREIMNNLRKMINGEEPKVMHPWYKNFTGRMEYVSDGRYVQTGNIQILPGNRVEITELPVGVWTQNYKENVLEPLANGTEKVKAIVSDYREYHTDTTVRFVITFATGEFERIQAEEGGFHRVFKLTTTLSTNQMHAFDQNNCLRRFPTSLDIIKEFYQLRREYYARRKDFLVGQLTAQADRLSDQARFILEKCEKKLVVENKQRKAMCDELLKRGYRPDPVKEWQRRIKMEDAEPANEEDDEEEEAAPSVSSKVKKEKEVDPEKAFKKLTDVKKFDYLLGMSMWMLTEEKKNELLKQRDAKLAELENLRKKTPELLWLDDLDALESKLNEVEEKERLEEQGINLKTAKALKGQKSVSAKGRKVKSLGGGAGAGDVFPDPDGEPVEFKVTDEIIKKMAAAAKVAQAAKEPKKPKEPKEPKVKKEPKGKQIKAEPDASGDEVDEFDAMVEGGAKTSPKAKKAAVKKEPGEKKPRQKKENGGALKQSKIDFSKAKAKKSDDDVEEVTPRAERPGRRQASKKIDYSSLFSDEEDLGSDNDANASDDDSPKRPTKRVREDESSGGAKKKAPPKKRRAVIESDDDDVEFDDDDDSDFNC; this is encoded by the exons ATGGAGAACGGAAACAAGGCCATGTCCATCGAACAGATGTACCAGAAGAAGTCGCAGCTGGAGCACATCCTCCTGCGGCCCGACTCGTACATCGGTTCCGTGGAGTTCACCAAGGAGCTGATGTGGGTGTACGACAACTCGCAAAACCGGATGGTGCAGAGGGAGATCTCTTTCGTGCCCGGCCTTTACAAGATCTTCGACGAGATCCTTGTGAATGCGGCAGATAACAAGCAGCGCGACAAGAGCATGAACACCATTAAGATCGACATCGATCCGGAGCGCAATATTGTGTCCGTGTGGAACAACGGACAGGGTATTCCGGTGACCATGCACAAGGAGCAGAAGATGTACGTGCCCACGATGATATTTGGTCATCTGCTGACCTCGTCGAACTACAACGACGATGAGAAGAAGGTCACTGGCGGCAGGAACGGATACGGAGCGAAGCTTTGCAACATATTCTCCACCAGCTTCACCGTGGAAACGGCCACGAGGGAATACAGGAAAAGCTTCAAGCAGACTTGGGGCAACAATATGGGAAAAGCATCCGATGTGCAG ATCAAAGACTTCAATGGCACTGACTACACTCGCATCACATTCAGTCCCGATTTGGCCAAGTTCAAGATGGAGACTCTCGATGAAGACATTGTGGCTCTGATGTCGCGTCGCGCCTACGATGTGGCCGCCTCATCTAAGGGCGTATCCGTCTTCCTAAACGGCAACAAACTTTCTGTACGCAACTTCAAAGACTATATTGATTTGCACGTCAAGAGCTCGGACGACGACTCTGGGCCACCGATCAAGATAGTCCACGAGGTTGCCAACGAGCGGTGGGAGGTGGCCTGCTGTCCCTCGGATCGCGGCTTCCAACAGGTCTCGTTCGTCAACTCGATAGCTACCTACAAGGGCGGTCGGCATGTGGACCATGTGGTAGACAATCTCATCAAGCAACTTCTCGAGgttctaaaaaaaaagaacaaag GTGGCATCAACATCAAGCCGTTTCAGGTCCGGAATCATCTTTGGGTTTTCGTCAACTGTTTGATAGAGAACCCCACTTTCGACTCGCAGACCAAGGAGAACATGACTCTGCAACAAAAAGGGTTCGGCTCCAAGTGCACCCTCTCAGAAAAGTTCATCAACAACATGTCCAAGTCTGGCATCGTGGAGTCTGTGCTGGCGTGGGCCAAGTTCAAGGCCCAAAATGACATTGCCAAGACGGGCGGTCGCAAGTCAAGCAAGATCAAGGGCATTCCCAAGCTGGAGGACGCTAACGAGGCCGGTGGAAAGAACTCAATTAACTGCACCCTCATCCTGACCGAGGGAGACTCAGCCAAGTCCTTGGCTGTATCCGGTCTGGGCGTTATTGGCCGAAATTTCTACGGCGTGTTCCCTCTTAGGGGTAAACTTCTAAATGTGCGAGAAGCTAATTTCAAGCAGCTTTCGGAGAATGCCGAAATCAACAATTTGTGCAAGATCATCGGTTTGCAATACAAAAAGAAGTATCTCACGGAAGACGATCTAAAAACACTGCGCTATGGCAAAGTGATGATCATGACAGATCAGGATCAGGACGGCTCCCACATCAAGGGTCTCCTAATCAACTTCATCCACACCAATTGGCCAGAGCTTTTGCGTCTGCCCTTCCTTGAAGAGTTTATTACACCCATTGTGAAAGCAACAAAGAAAAACGAGGAGTTATCTTTCTACTCGCTACCCGAGTTTGAGGAGTGGAAAAATGATACAGCTAATCACCATACGTACAATATCAAGTACTATAAGGGTTTGGGTACTTCGACTTCCAAGGAGGCGAAAGAATATTTCCAAGATATGGAACGCCATCGCATCTTATTTAAGTACGATGGATCGGTGGATGATGAAAGCATCGTCATGGCCTTCTCCAAGAAACACATCGAGTCTAGGAAAGTATGGCTTACCAACCACATGGACGAGGTGAAGCGTCGCAAGGAGCTCGGTTTGCCAGAGCGATATCTCTACGCTAAGGGCACCAAACATATCACCTATGCAGACTTTATCAATCTGGAGTTGGTGCTGTTCTCGAATGCTGACAATGAACGCTCTATTCCTAGTCTGGTGGATGGCTTGAAGCCGGGTCAGCGGAAGGTGATGTTCACTTGCTTTAAGAGAAACGACAAGCGTGAGGTTAAGGTAGCCCAGCTATCCGGATCGGTGGCCGAGATGTCGGCCTACCACCACGGAGAGGTTTCGCTGCAGATGACAATCGTGAATCTAGCCCAGAACTTTGTGGGTGCCAACAACATTAATCTGCTTGAGCCTCGCGGTCAATTTGGTACCCGCTTGACGGGAGGCAAAGACTGTGCCAGCGCTCGTTACATTTTCACTTTAATGTCTCCCTTGACGCGACTTATATACCATCCATTGGACGATCCGCTTTTGGACTACCAGGTGGACGATGGCCAAAAGATCGAGCCTCAGTGGTATCTCCCCATTATACCAATGGTATTGGTAAACGGAGCCGAGGGTATCGGAACTGGATGGTCCACGAAGATATCTAACCACAATCCTCGTGAGATAATGAACAATCTACGAAAGATGATAAACGGAGAAGAGCCAAAAGTGATGCATCCGTGGTACAAGAACTTTACAGGACGCATGGAGTACGTGTCGGATGGTCGTTATGTTCAGACTGGTAACATACAAATTTTGCCAGGAAACCGTGTAGAAATCACTGAACTTCCTGTGGGCGTTTGGACGCAAAACTACAAAGAAAATGTGCTGGAGCCTTTGGCGAACGGCACCGAAAAGGTTAAGGCTATTGTTTCGGACTACAGGGAGTATCATACAGACACCACCGTTCGCTTTGTGATCACCTTCGCAACTGGAGAATTTGAGCGCATTCAAGCCGAGGAAGGTGGCTTTCACCGTGTGTTCAAACTTACCACGACGCTGTCGACTAACCAGATGCATGCCTTCGACCAGAACAACTGTCTGCGACGCTTCCCTACTTCTCTCGATATCATTAAAGAGTTCTACCAACTACGTCGCGAGTACTACGCCCGCCGGAAGGACTTTTTGGTCGGCCAGCTAACGGCGCAGGCTGATCGCCTTAGTGATCAGGCGCGTTTTATTCTCGAGAAGTGCGAGAAGAAGCTGGTGGTGGAGAACAAACAGCGCAAGGCCATGTGCGATGAGTTGTTGAAGCGTGGATACCGCCCCGATCCCGTCAAGGAGTGGCAGCGCCGCATCAAAATGGAAGACGCCGAGCCAGCTAATGAGGAGGACGACGAAGAGGAGGAGGCAGCTCCCAGTGTCAGCTCAAAGGTTAAGAAGGAAAAGGAAGTCGATCCAGAAAAGGCCTTTAAGAAGCTAACTGATGTCAAAAAGTTCGACTACCTTCTGGGAATGTCCATGTGGATGTTGACAGAGGAAAAGAAGAACGAGCTGCTCAAACAGCGCGACGCCAAGCTTGCCGAATTGGAAAACCTGCGCAAAAAAACGCCAGAGTTGCTTTGGCTGGATGATTTGGATGCTCTCGAGTCGAAGTTAAATGAAGTAGAGGAGAAGGAGCGCCTAGAAGAGCAGGGAATCAATCTCAAGACCGCGAAGGCCTTGAAGGGCCAGAAGTCTGTTTCAGCTAAGGGCAGAAAGGTGAAGTCATTGGGAGGCGGAGCGGGTGCTGGAGACGTATTTCCTGATCCCGATGGAGAACCGGTGGAGTTTAAGGTCACCGATGAAATCATAAAGAAAATGGCAGCGGCTGCCAAGGTAGCTCAAGCGGCCAAAGAGCCGAAGAAACCCAAAGAACCCAAGGAGCCGAAAGTGAAGAAGGAACCAAAGGGCAAGCAGATTAAAGCGGAACCTGATGCTAGCGGCGATGAGGTGGACGAGTTTGATGCAATGGTCGAGGGCGGCGCAAAAACCTCACCCAAGGCCAAGAAGGCAGCTGTCAAGAAGGAGCCTGGAGAAAAAAAGCCGCGGCAAAAGAAGGAGAACGGCGGCGCGCTCAAGCAAAGCAAGATTGACTTCAGCAAGGCCAAG GCGAAGAAGAGCGACGATGATGTTGAAGAAGTTACTCCTCGTGCAGAACGTCCTGGACGTCGACAGGCCAGTAAGAAGATAGACTACAGCTCGCTGTTTTCGGATGAGGAGGACTTGGGTTCTGATAATGACGCCAATGCCAGCGATGATGATTCTCCAAAACGTCCGACCAAGCGAGTTCGAGAGGATGAGAGCAGCGGAGGAGCCAAGAAGAAAGCTCCGCCCAAGAAGCGGCGTGCTGTAATTGaaagtgatgatgatgatgtcgagtttgatgacgatgatgattcTGATTTCAATTGTTGA
- the LOC120446707 gene encoding alpha-tocopherol transfer protein isoform X1, whose protein sequence is MTTSSGSRTMPTIEHKLNITEEEVPEHIRRLAQEHGECPSSKDKVIEEFRNYILEHNECQPHRNDARYLEKFLRARYWKIENSYKLLCSYYKFREQNKIYYEKVRPLDLRHVGQSDILTVTPYRDQHGHRILIYRFGLWRPNRVTVDDIFRATIVLQELGSLEPISQIVGGVGIFDLKDLGLEHILHLSPSVAQKMIVLLTSMPIRTSAFHIVNQNWVFNAAFKIFKPFLNAAMRERLYIHGSDMTSLHKHINPEHLPKRYGGLHEDYSYTLWLDMLKEQCSGNSVQKDMEQLGFIFDQA, encoded by the exons ATG ACGACCAGCAGTGGATCCCGCACCATGCCCACCATCGAGCACAAGTTAAACATCACCGAGGAGGAGGTTCCTGAGCACATCCGGCGACTTGCCCAGGAGCACGGCGAATGTCCCAGTTCCAAGGATAAGGTCATCGAAGAATTCCGTAACTACATATTAG AGCACAATGAATGCCAGCCACACCGAAATGATGCGAGGTACCTGGAGAAATTTTTAAGAGCCCGATACTGGAAAATCGAGAACAGTTACAAACTG CTGTGCAGCTACTACAAGTTTCGGGAGCAGAACAAAATTTATTATGAGAAGGTCCGACCTCTGGATCTGCGACACGTTGGACAATCGGACATCCTGACAGTAACTCCGTATCGGGATCAACATGGCCACAGGATACTCATCTACCGTTTTGGACTGTGGCGACCCAATCGAGTAACCGTAGACGATATATTCCGTGCCACCATTGTCCTGCAGGAACTGGGGAGCTTGGAGCCCATCTCACAGATCGTCGGAGGAGTGGGAATATTCGATCTGAAGGATCTGGGCTTGGAACACATACTGCACCTGAGTCCCAGCGTGGCTCAGAAGATGATTGTTCTGTTG ACCTCAATGCCCATTAGAACATCCGCCTTCCATATTGTAAACCAGAATTGGGTCTTCAACGCGGCATTCAAGATATTCAAGCCTTTTCTTAATGCCGCCATGCGAGAAAGGCTCTACATCCATGGCAGTGATATGACTTCCCTGCACAAACACATCAACCCGGAACATCTTCCCAAGCG GTATGGCGGCTTGCACGAGGATTACTCTTATACGCTCTGGTTGGATATGCTGAAGGAGCAGTGTTCGGGCAATAGTGTCCAAAAGGATATGGAGCAATTGGGATTCATCTTTGACCAGGCCTAA
- the LOC120446707 gene encoding alpha-tocopherol transfer protein isoform X2 has translation MPTIEHKLNITEEEVPEHIRRLAQEHGECPSSKDKVIEEFRNYILEHNECQPHRNDARYLEKFLRARYWKIENSYKLLCSYYKFREQNKIYYEKVRPLDLRHVGQSDILTVTPYRDQHGHRILIYRFGLWRPNRVTVDDIFRATIVLQELGSLEPISQIVGGVGIFDLKDLGLEHILHLSPSVAQKMIVLLTSMPIRTSAFHIVNQNWVFNAAFKIFKPFLNAAMRERLYIHGSDMTSLHKHINPEHLPKRYGGLHEDYSYTLWLDMLKEQCSGNSVQKDMEQLGFIFDQA, from the exons ATGCCCACCATCGAGCACAAGTTAAACATCACCGAGGAGGAGGTTCCTGAGCACATCCGGCGACTTGCCCAGGAGCACGGCGAATGTCCCAGTTCCAAGGATAAGGTCATCGAAGAATTCCGTAACTACATATTAG AGCACAATGAATGCCAGCCACACCGAAATGATGCGAGGTACCTGGAGAAATTTTTAAGAGCCCGATACTGGAAAATCGAGAACAGTTACAAACTG CTGTGCAGCTACTACAAGTTTCGGGAGCAGAACAAAATTTATTATGAGAAGGTCCGACCTCTGGATCTGCGACACGTTGGACAATCGGACATCCTGACAGTAACTCCGTATCGGGATCAACATGGCCACAGGATACTCATCTACCGTTTTGGACTGTGGCGACCCAATCGAGTAACCGTAGACGATATATTCCGTGCCACCATTGTCCTGCAGGAACTGGGGAGCTTGGAGCCCATCTCACAGATCGTCGGAGGAGTGGGAATATTCGATCTGAAGGATCTGGGCTTGGAACACATACTGCACCTGAGTCCCAGCGTGGCTCAGAAGATGATTGTTCTGTTG ACCTCAATGCCCATTAGAACATCCGCCTTCCATATTGTAAACCAGAATTGGGTCTTCAACGCGGCATTCAAGATATTCAAGCCTTTTCTTAATGCCGCCATGCGAGAAAGGCTCTACATCCATGGCAGTGATATGACTTCCCTGCACAAACACATCAACCCGGAACATCTTCCCAAGCG GTATGGCGGCTTGCACGAGGATTACTCTTATACGCTCTGGTTGGATATGCTGAAGGAGCAGTGTTCGGGCAATAGTGTCCAAAAGGATATGGAGCAATTGGGATTCATCTTTGACCAGGCCTAA